CAATACCAACCCATTTGCTTCAGAGCCCACTACAACATCCTTGTATTTAAGGGATTTAATAATCCGGAAGGCAATCAGATTCCTTCTTGCGGAGCTATGGGCGCTGATCCTGACGATAGAAATAGGAATACCTGGAAGAAAACCCGCTTGTTCTAGAGCCCTATCCACTTCCTTAACGGGGGAATTCCCCGCACTTTTCAATGCTGTTGCTAGTTCTTTTCCTTTATCAAAATATTGAGAACCCATGGTTTGTAGTTTTTTTGATATAGCCATATTCACTACGGTGGCTGCTGGCCCCAAGGACACCAGGGAATGTTTGGGTACTACCAGGTTCCATTTGGTATTCCCGTCCACGACAAGAGAAAGAGTATCAACCTCACGGATTGGAAGAACTGTATTTTTATATGAGCCAGCAACATGGTGACCAAGGTCATCATAGATTCCCACTTCTGTGCCAGTGTCCGAAACAATGATGCGCAGTAACTCATCCAATCCCCCATTACGGGTGAGAACAGCGATACACTTTGTGGCTAACGCCCAAGCTCTCCTACTTGCCCAGTAACGCTCCTCCGAGAGCAATCTATTAATGGATTGCTGCACCTGGATGGGAGAAATTTGCGATGGAATAGAAACCACGGGAAGCCCAGCTTTATTTGCAGCCCGACATAGGTTCCGGGGAACACAGGTGTAGATCGTTCCTAAACTAAAGGCCACCGCTGAAACCTGCGCCAATTTCAGTCTTTCTACATAGGCGGCCCATATCTGCTCATTTTCAAAGCGCATGGACTGCCCTGTAGTGAGTAAGAGTGTGTTAGGTTCACTCAACCCTTCTGGGGAGATGGACTCTGTAGATACCACACTTCGCACGGATTCTTTAAGAGCAGGCTCCGTGGGATCAGTTACTAATTCCAACTGGAGCTGCTGATCAGCTATTAGGTCCTCAATATTCATACACTGCCCATTCTTCCTTCCCCGTATGGAACTTTTAGCCTAGTTAGGTGAACACTTTGCACATAAATTTACCCCTAATTTGTGCTATTTGATCCATTCTCTTAGGGATTAAATCTTCTAAAGTTATGAGCAATCGTTAGGACTGTGTGAGTTAGGACGCACCCATGACCGTAACTATTAACTCAGATTTAGGCGAAGGAATTGGTTTACATTCCTTCGGCAATGATGAGGAATTACTTAACCTTATAGATGTCGCCAATGTTGCCTGTGGCTTTCATGCCTCGGATCCTCAGATTATGGAACACACCGTTGCCATTGCTTTCCGTCAGAGAGTTGCCGTGGGAGCGCATCCGGGTTTCCCGGACCTAGTAGGGTTTGGACGTCGTGCCATCAGCATGACCCCGGATGAAGTGGAGAATATGGTGCGTTACCAAGTAGGCGCACTTTCCGCTTTCCTGGATAAATATGACCTACCTTTAAACCACATCAAACCCCACGGGGCTCTCTATGGGGTAGCTAGTCAGCAACCTGAGGTCATGGCAGCCATTGCACGCGTAGCTAGAGACTATTCCGTTCCTGTTTTCGGCCTAGCCGGCACTCTCCATCAAGAAGTTGCAGAAGAGCTTGGAGTGGGGTTTGTCGGTGAACTTTATGTGGATTTAGATTATTCAGCTGCGGGTGAGCTCCTCATTAAACGGAAACCGCAACCCATTGATCCTGCGGCAGCAGCCGAACGAGTTGCCCGAGCTTTGGAGACCGGTAAGGTCACCAGCGTGGAGGGAACTGAGGTGGAGATTTCCTTTAATTCCATCTGCGTACACTCTGACCCCTACAACGCCGCTGATGTAGTCCGTGCACTCAAGAACATAATTCACTAATTTCTAGAAGGGACCTTTCTTATGTCCGATATTCAATCCCCTATCCCCGGTATCTTCTATCGCAAGCCCGCTCCCAACAAAGAGCCTTTCGTTTCGGAAGGGGATTACATCACTAAGGGACAAACCATCGGGATCGTGGAAATTATGAAGCAGTTCAATGAGATTCAATCCACCGTCGAAGGGACCCTTGTTAAGTTCAATGTGGAGGATCAAGGAACTGTAAATCCCGGTGATATTCTCGCCATTGTGGAGGAATAACTCCATGAAGAAAATTTTTATTGCTAACCGCGGCGAAGTAGCAGTTCGCATTATCACCACCGCGAAAAAACTGGGAATCTCCACGGTATTAAGTGTCAGTGAGGCTGATACCTCCTCGTATGCCGCTTCCTTGGCTGATGAGACGATATCCGTCGGACCTATTCCAGCTGCTGCTTCCTATCTCAGCATTGATAATATGCTAAAGGCTATCAAGGACAGTGGAGCAGATGCTGTCCATCCGGGCTCTGGCTTTCTTTCCGAAAAATCAGATTTTGCCCGCGCGGTGCAGGAGATCGGTGCCACCTGGATTGGCCCAGACCCAGAAATTATTGAGATGATGGGGGACAAATCTGCAGCTCGCAAGGTTGCCCAAGAGGCTGGGGTTCCGGTCATTCCCGGAATTGAAGGCACGCTGACACCGGATGACGATATCGTTGCTATTGCTGAAGAGATTGGATACCCGCTGGTAGTGAAGGCTTCCTCCGGCGGCGGTGGGCGTGGTATCCGCCTAGTAACTTCCCCGGATAACTTGATCTCTACGGTAGAGATCACACAGGCTGAGGCTAAGGCTTCCTTTGGCGACGCACGTGTTTATCTTGAGCGTTTTATTCCTCAGGCTCGGCATGTAGAAGTGCAAATCTTGGGTGATGGCAAGGATAACTATGTTCACGTGGGCGACCGGGATTGTTCCCTACAACGCCGACATCAGAAGCTCGTAGAGGAAGCCACTGCACCAGATCTTCCCAGGTCAGTCCGGGAAGAAATCCGTAATTCTTCTGTGAAACTCGCTCGTCAATGTGGCTATTCGGGAGCAGGCACCGTAGAGTTCCTCTATGATCCAGCTAGCCATGAGGCATTCTTTATTGAGATGAACACTCGCTTGCAGGTGGAGCACCCGATCACCGAAATGCTTACTGGTTTAGACTTAGTGGAAGAGCAAATTCGGATTGCTCGCGGAGAAGGGATTTCTTTTTCACAAGAGGAACTAAACTTCAGTGGACATGCCATTGAGGTGCGTATTAACGCTGAGGATCCGCATAACAATTTCATGCCCTCTCCTGGAACTATTAATACTCTGACCTTTCCTTCTGGTGAGGGAATCCGGGTAGATAGCGGAGTTAAGGAGGGCTCGGTAGTTTCTCCTTTCTATGATTCTCTTCTCTTCAAAATTATTGTTCATGCAGATTCCCGCGATCAAGCGATCAATACCATGCTTCAGGCTTTGGATAATCTCAGCATCAAGGGTGTTCTCACCACCAGCCCTATGGCACAGGCCTTGATATCTACCACTGCTTTCCGAGAAGTTACACACTATTCCACGTTCGTCGAGGAGCATCCTGAAATTTTGGAGGAACTATGACCCGCTACACTTTCGGCGGAGATGAGCACCTTTTTGTCGAATTCAGCGAAGAAATGAGCCTAGAGGCAAATTTCCGCGTCACCCTTGTCTCCCGCCATATTCATGAACTCATCAACCGCAACGAATTAGAAGGTGTCTTTGAGCTCTGCCCCGCTAATGCATCCCTTTTGCTTCGTTTTAACCCCGATGTGATTGACCCGCACAAACTTGAGGACGTTGTCAGGCAGGTGGAAGAAGAAGTAACTCACTCCGGGAATACCGCAATCGAGACTCGAATCATCGAGGTCCCGGTGTGGTACAACGATCCTATCACTGCTGAGGTAGGATCTCGCTTCCGTGAAGGCTACCACCAGAATCCTGAAGGAAAAGACCTTGACTATGCGGCAAAAGTCAATAACCTGCCGTCGGCTACTGAGTTCATTCGTTGCCACCATGAATCACCCTGGCTAGTC
This genomic interval from Corynebacterium poyangense contains the following:
- a CDS encoding PucR family transcriptional regulator ligand-binding domain-containing protein produces the protein MNIEDLIADQQLQLELVTDPTEPALKESVRSVVSTESISPEGLSEPNTLLLTTGQSMRFENEQIWAAYVERLKLAQVSAVAFSLGTIYTCVPRNLCRAANKAGLPVVSIPSQISPIQVQQSINRLLSEERYWASRRAWALATKCIAVLTRNGGLDELLRIIVSDTGTEVGIYDDLGHHVAGSYKNTVLPIREVDTLSLVVDGNTKWNLVVPKHSLVSLGPAATVVNMAISKKLQTMGSQYFDKGKELATALKSAGNSPVKEVDRALEQAGFLPGIPISIVRISAHSSARRNLIAFRIIKSLKYKDVVVGSEANGLVLLYISDRSAETSVINWDNLCEKEAGDSILFQSDISGAAEVLLSYRNLCESPIEPGAQRCVVPGLDMVINGICPEMGDAAARRLLEPILSEKEAPRFLATLKQLIQTQSLSQAAMELGVHRNTLRRDRIKMEKLIGRRLETPLDLAPYAIALRIYDRSPW
- a CDS encoding 5-oxoprolinase subunit B family protein, yielding MTRYTFGGDEHLFVEFSEEMSLEANFRVTLVSRHIHELINRNELEGVFELCPANASLLLRFNPDVIDPHKLEDVVRQVEEEVTHSGNTAIETRIIEVPVWYNDPITAEVGSRFREGYHQNPEGKDLDYAAKVNNLPSATEFIRCHHESPWLVTMVGFVAGLPFMYQLVERNHQLEVPKYLSPRTDTAKLTVGHGGCFGVIYSVRGAGGYQMFGIAAADIFEPKLQGTDEESKMILFRPGDIVKFRPIDETEYQAISAANERGEYQYRIAPVRFDMERALKEGSSYNTELLEALK
- the pxpA gene encoding 5-oxoprolinase subunit PxpA translates to MTVTINSDLGEGIGLHSFGNDEELLNLIDVANVACGFHASDPQIMEHTVAIAFRQRVAVGAHPGFPDLVGFGRRAISMTPDEVENMVRYQVGALSAFLDKYDLPLNHIKPHGALYGVASQQPEVMAAIARVARDYSVPVFGLAGTLHQEVAEELGVGFVGELYVDLDYSAAGELLIKRKPQPIDPAAAAERVARALETGKVTSVEGTEVEISFNSICVHSDPYNAADVVRALKNIIH
- a CDS encoding acetyl-CoA carboxylase biotin carboxylase subunit, with protein sequence MKKIFIANRGEVAVRIITTAKKLGISTVLSVSEADTSSYAASLADETISVGPIPAAASYLSIDNMLKAIKDSGADAVHPGSGFLSEKSDFARAVQEIGATWIGPDPEIIEMMGDKSAARKVAQEAGVPVIPGIEGTLTPDDDIVAIAEEIGYPLVVKASSGGGGRGIRLVTSPDNLISTVEITQAEAKASFGDARVYLERFIPQARHVEVQILGDGKDNYVHVGDRDCSLQRRHQKLVEEATAPDLPRSVREEIRNSSVKLARQCGYSGAGTVEFLYDPASHEAFFIEMNTRLQVEHPITEMLTGLDLVEEQIRIARGEGISFSQEELNFSGHAIEVRINAEDPHNNFMPSPGTINTLTFPSGEGIRVDSGVKEGSVVSPFYDSLLFKIIVHADSRDQAINTMLQALDNLSIKGVLTTSPMAQALISTTAFREVTHYSTFVEEHPEILEEL
- a CDS encoding acetyl-CoA carboxylase, translated to MSDIQSPIPGIFYRKPAPNKEPFVSEGDYITKGQTIGIVEIMKQFNEIQSTVEGTLVKFNVEDQGTVNPGDILAIVEE